The following nucleotide sequence is from Oncorhynchus kisutch isolate 150728-3 linkage group LG29, Okis_V2, whole genome shotgun sequence.
catcttcCCTCGTGTGGTTCCAATGTGAGgggttatttgtatttattatggatcccaattactcttcctggggtccatcaaaattaaggcagtttatacaattttaaaaacattacaatacattcacagatttcacaacacactgtgtgccttcaGGCCCCTAATACACCAcgaccacatatctacagtactaaatccatgtgtacgtacagtgcgtgtgttattgtgtgtgtgtgtatgtatgtgtctatgtttgtgttgcttcacagtccctgctgttccataaggtgtatttttatctgctttttttaaatcaaattttactgcttgcatcagttacttcatgtggaatagagttccatgtagtcatggctctacgtagtactgtgtgcctccccatagtctgttctggacttggggactgtgaagagacctctggtggcatgtcttgtggggtatgcatgggtgtccgagctgtgtgccagtagtttagacagacagctcggtgcattcaacatgtctaTACCTctcaaaaaaaagaaaagtagtgatgaagtcaatctctcctccactttcagccaggagagatttacatgcatattattaatattagctctctgcgTACATCCAAGGACCAGCCGTGCTGCCCGGttaagtgagtgttttgttccaaatacaatgcttttagttttataaatatttagggctaacttattccttgccacccactctgaaacgaactgcagctctttgttgagtgttgcagtcatttcagtcgctgcaGTAGCTGacgtcatccacatacatagacactctggctttactcaaagtcactgaagtctaacaagacagcccccacaataattttatcatcaatttctctcagccaatcatcagtcatttgtgtaaagTGCTGTgcatgttgagtgtccttccctataagcatgctgaaattctgttgtcaatttgtttactgtgaaatagcattgtatctggtcaaacacaattttttccagaagcttactaagggttggtaacaggctgattggtcggctatttgagccagtaaagggggctttcgtgaagagggcacgacgaagcttattccccctcaggaaactaaaatatttggcatgggttctcagatcttcaaaaggttctacagctgcaacatcgagagcatgactggttgcatcactgcctggcacagcaactgctcggcctccaaccacaaggcactacagagggtactgtatacggcccagtacatcactggggctaagctgcctgccacctaggacctctacaccaggcggtgtcagaggaaggtgtcagaggaaggccctaaaaattgtgaaagaccccagccatagactgttatctctactaccgcatgacaagcggtaccggagcaccaagtctaggtccaataggcttctcaacagtttttacccctaagccataagactcctgaacaggtaatcaaatggctacccggactatttgcattgtccccccccccttttacgcaactgctactctctgtttatcatatatgcatagccaccttaaccatacctacatgtacaaaatacctcaattagcccaactaaccggtgcctgtatatagcctcactactgtatatagcctcaccgCTGTTATTTTtcagtctttttactgttgtttttttatttcaattgttcacctaatacctatgtTTTACTCACAAATCGCACGGTTGGTTaggacctgtaagtaagcatttcactgtaaggtctacacatgttgtattcggcgcacgtgacaaataaactttgattggatttactattcttgggtagcggaatgactttggttTCCCaaccaggcctgagggcacacgctcgGTAGTAGGCTTAAAtggaagatgtggcaaataggagtggcaatattgtccACTAATATCCTCAGTAATGTTCCATCCAGGttgtcagaccccagtggcttgtcattgttgatagacaaccattttttcacctcttctacactgactttacagaattcaGAAGTACAATTAtattctttcataatttggtccgatagacttggatgtgtagtgtcagcgtttgttgttggcatgtcatccctaagtttgcttatcttgccaatgaaaaagtcattaaagtagtttgcaatatcagtgggctttgtgatgaatgagccatctgattcaatgaatgaaggagcTAAGTTGGCTTTTCTTCCCAAAATCTAATTTAAGGTGCCCCAATACTTTTTACTATCTTGCTTTATATAATttatttgtttcatagtgtagtttccttttatttagtttagtcacatgatttcttaaatTTGCAttacgtttgccaatcagttgggctgccatatttatttacttatttaccATACCtcttgcctcatccctctcaaccatacaatttttcaattcctcatcaatccaaggcaatttaacagtttttacagtcattttctgaatgggtgcttattagtaactggaataagtattTTCAGAAAtgcgtcaagtgcagcgtctggttgctcctcatcacacaccacagaccagcaaatattctttacatcatcaacatatgaatcattACAAAAtgtcttgtatgacctcttatacactatattaggcccagcctttggagcTTTGGTTTTCCTAAATATGgttattatattgtgatcactacatcctatggatttggatactgctttaaagcaaatatctgcagcattagtaaagatgtgatcaatacatgttgatgatttcattccttgGGTTATGGCAgaggaaacggtgttgcagtattCTAGTGTCTGGTGCGGGAATAATGACAAGTGAACCGGAGTGGCTTTGTGTTCACATTGCCCTAAAAAAGGGAACCGGACCGAGGAATTCAAGTGCACCGAACTCAGACCACATCTTGAGATGGTCCCAGTTCGGTTCACTTCTGGGGCTCTTTAGAGGGGAATGCTTTCCTTTGGAGTGTGCACACTGAAAAAAAAATTAAGCAAACTGCACTTAGTTCACAAAAATTGTCTGAAAGGGACCAAGTGTGAAAACACTGAGGTGATTCAATGGTCAAGTGGGATTTTACTGCTGGTGTGTCAGTAATAAggtcactgcaacagccctaATCAGGTACGACAGTACTATGTCATACATTTGTTTGGAACATaattctcacacacacgcacgcacgcacacacacgcacattaaaaaaaaaactttgtctGTCAATTTAATGGATGTGATAATTAAAGATTCATACTAGATCTACATGAACACATGCAGAAACGTAATCATAAAAGCTTAACCATAAATGCTTCAGTAAATCACACAAATAATGAATGACCCAGAATAATGTGAAGGCGATCTACTTGTAGCGTGTGTTAATCTTAAGATCTATATTGTCCTTCTTCACTTTACACAAGAAAGAGAGCCCGTCACAAGTAAATAACATTCAGAAACACTCCATTGTTATATTCAATACAATTGCTTATATCAGGGATTGGCAACTTGGATGAGgccaacaaaaaaacagaactaaTGAGGGTCCACTGTTTCCTTGTGActctgcgtacccacatccatacaccccccccccccctacccgaACCTATTTTTTTCTTTATTGGTCCACAGGCCTACAAAAGGTGACCGCGGgccaccagttgcccatccctggcatATATAATAGCTTGCTAAAGGGCATTTATGAGTGAGCTCACCATCTAGAAATAAGCTTGTTATTTGAAAGTAAAGATGCATTTAGTATTTGAAAAGAGAAGGAGCTTCCTCAGCTTATCACTTTATAACAGTTATCTTATATAATTCATTTATAATATGATAATGTATTGAATCATTTCTTTACTTTATATGTCTATGCTGTGGTGTACTTATGCACACcatacagtagtgtatatacagtggattcggaaggtattcagaccccttccctttttccacattttgttacgttacagccttgttctaaaattgattaaatcctcattaatctacacacaataccccataatgacaaacatgtttttagataaataaaaaaaacatagttataaaaaatgaaaaacgGAAACAACTGATTTACATaaatatttagaccctttactatgagatttgaaattgagctcagctgcatcttgcttccattgatcatccttgagatgttcctacatcttgattggacatgatttggtaagGTCCCACTGCCTGCTTGGAGTTAGctaaaatgcacctaaaggactctgaccaagattctctggtctgatgaaaccaagattgaactctttggcctgaatgccaagcgttacatctggaggaaatctggcactaCAGCATCATGCTGCATCTGctctttcagtggcagggactgggagactagtcaggattgaggaaaagatgaacggagcaaagtacagagagatccttgatgaaaacctgttccagagtgctcaggacctcagactggggcaaaggttcatcttccaacaggacaacaaccttaagcacacagccaagacaaagcaggactggcttcgggacaagtctccgaatttccttgagtggcccagccagagcccagacttgaacatctttggagaaacctgaaattagctgttcagcaacactccccatccaacctgataagagcttgagaggatctgcacagaagaataggagaaactcaccaaatacaggtgtgccaagcttgtaagcgtcataaccaagaagactcaaggctgtaatcgctgcaaataGGCGCTTCaactaagtactgagtaaagggtctgaatactaatgtaaatgtcatatttaagttgtatttttaatacatttgcaaaaatgtctaaaaaccagtttttcctttgtcattattcaggtattgtgtgtagattgatgaagaaaaaaatgtatttaatcagttttagaataaggctgtaacgtaacaaaatgtggaaaaagtcaagtggtctgaatactttacgaatgcactgtgtgtgagATTTATATATTATTTAGAGGCAGTGGTTATCTAGCCGGCTAACAGCATTAGATGTTAAAAGTATATTTTGCCGGTAAGGTTACTCATTTTCTAGTGAAAAATACTTTAGCAAACATTTTTATAAAACATTAGCAAATAACACTACGGATCTTTTACAATCAGTGAGAAATAGGCTGAGCAAGAGGGCCAAAAGAACCCCACAGCgaaggtgtcataatacccataaaacatagcggtcaaacagggaaatggtttcaATCATTTTCACACTATTCTTTTttccccataggggattttagacaCCCTTAAACTCAGGGATGATTCGTGGAGGAACACCCTGTCGGAACATTTTGACAACCACATTAATCTCTGTTGGACAAGGTGACTTATCAATATATTCTGCTCTATTTACTTGCAGAAAATAAATTACTAATTGGCATCAACGTAGACGTAATGCAAAACGACAAATCCCTGtaagctcctgcacgtcatctctagccgacacctttgctaacaggtattgtgtcaatttaaaacttgcacaagacagttcacagaattgtccatttaaagaaatTTAGCCAATTTATTCATTATTACATTCTGCTAACATTAGTTAATCCAGACATtattacctttgcctcgattcggcagtctcgcccagatcatcatggcatttgtagtcctttatgatagccacattagcagctaattagcattgaATTTGGGGGTAAATACAGGTGAGTATAtttataaaagtcaccttgtcctagagagatttacacagttatcaaaacatcatgccagggtaagcctacatgaaacataccccttattttaagtgtttctaaaatcccctatgggaaaaattaaTGGTgaaaaaaatgattggaaccatttccctgtttgactgctaggttttatgggtattatgagtCATACTGTGGTCCTCTGAACCAATGCTTGAATAGTCCACCACAATTTGCATGTTTATGTAAAGGATGTTGAGACTTATTAATTCAAGGCAATGGTGTCCAATCTACTGATCTCTCTTTTCGTTACCAGTGAAGGGCGCTCCATTGTCCCATATGCGAGATCTATTTCTGACATCCACTATAAGACTCTGTAACTATTACTTTAAATATTACAGTGTGAACTATGGTGAACAATACGTCACTCGTAGATGGCCCATATGGGGTGGGCTAGACCCTCCATTGcaatctgattaacaatatgttgGAAATCCCCTGTAAATGCCTTATCATGCAACTGGTGGTGCATCCTGCACACTTGATGGTTCCACAAATGTGACTCCCAGTGCCTTCAATGAATACAATTCACAATATCTATATAATCCTGCAGATCTGACGAATGGACCGAACCCTTGAGATAGCGCTCTCCCTGAGAGAATTTCTGACCCACCTGAGTTTTCATTCAAATGCTGTTAGCTGGCTAAATAGACACTGCCTAGATTATGCttataattatattatattatttaatatatttataATTTAATGTATTTTATGGTCATAAGTCATCATTGTCTGTGTTCTTCTGCTGTGCATTTTTGGGCCTTTAACTACCCCTTCCTGTTTCGACAGACCTTTGACCATCACTTCTACAAGCCTTTGACTTCCACAGTCACTACAGGCCTGTGAGGTCTACAATGGCCTTGATGAAAATGGTGTCATCCCTAAGGTAGGAGCTCTTGCCTGCCAGTTTAGCCAATGGGCAGAAGAGTGGGCAGCCACTGGCTATGTTCATCTCACTGATTGGCCGCTGGAAAGAGGTGGAGCTTACATCAGGCCGGAAGGCATCAATGATATGCTCCCTGTTATTCTGATCCAGCAGCATCAGTGTCACCTGCAGGGAAGAGAACGAGGAAAGAGGACGGAGATTTAATATTTAGTTTTTACTATAATGCATTTTGTTGTAGTTACTAATGTTAGACACAGGTAacagacaaaataaaggaaacaaaaacaaagtgtcttaatagggtgttgggccactacgagccagaacagcttcaatgtaccttggcatagattccaGTGCCTGGAATTCTATTGGAAAGCtcatgctttcaatatactttgtatcccttatTTACTCAAGTCTTACCTTCTGACTGAAGGGCCATTTGAGCAGAGCGTCACACTTGCCCCTCATCACCACGAAGAAAAGAGAAAGGTGAGTCCCTCGACCCGTTCCGTCCCCATTCAGATACAGTCTCAGACACATCTTATAGCCATATTTACTTGAGTAGAATGCTACGGGATAAGAGGAACTATATTAGAATCACAGTATGTGCATCTGTGACTTATTGAGTCACTTGTGGTAAAAATGAGTGCATGCTTGTGGAATTACATTGCCATAAATGTGCATAGAGTATGGTATACTTATGATACACTAAAGAGCAAGGAGATTAAAAAAAAGATATCAAATCAGATTTTCCTAAATGAAGATAGAAGGATTTTCAAGTTAAAGCCAGTCAACTTGTAACTGCAGGCCTTAAGGACCGGTGAATAACATAAGAATAAAATAATCCGGGCAGATCTAACCTGGTGAGAACATAGCGGGTGTTCGCCCAGCCACAGCATCCTGGCGGCGCCGTGAGAAGTCGGCGATCTTCCAGACAAAGACACCATCAAAGGTGCAAAACTGGAGTTCTCTCAGAGTCTGGTCTGTCTCAGCCAGTTGTAGGTCCCGCATGGTGAGAGTACGCTCTAGTTGACGTACCTTGTTGCCGAGGTTCTCAATCTTGTCTTGGTCTAGACGATGTTGCCGTGAGAAGGCCTCTAAAGTGAGAGAACTCCTCTCTACTTCCCTGTTCAATACACACACTATATTCTCCAGTGCTCTCACCTGCAGGACCACAACAGAGAATACAATGAAGACAAGTCCTTCATTATGTGTTACTGCATCTGCAACATCTCTGTATGGATTAGTATTCAGGCCATCTGTAAGAGTTCAATAACAAGTAGGATGCCAATCCAATTTATCATTTAACAGCTTGGTTGACATTGTCCTGTTAAACAAGGGAAGCTTTAAAACAATATATAAGACAACAATAGCTTCCGTAGTATTTCCTATTCATCAAATGCATCAGACCAAGTTAAGCCAACCTTGTGGTCAAGACCAAAGGTCTGTCCAGAGGCAGCGGCTCCTCCCCCATCTGTGGCTGCAGTAGCTGTGGCTCCATCTTCGGGAGCGCGGTACAGGCCCAGCCCAGAGTCCTCCTGCCACTCCCCCAGCCCTGGGGCCTCTGGACGCTGAAGCCGCACCAGAGACATCATCGCCAGGATCAGACGCATGTGCTCCATGACACTAGTCTGCTCGTGGTCACTGTGCTTCCCATTATCAATCTGTGTTGACACAACACAAGGCGTTAAGCACATTGAGTTAACTAGTCTGTATCATACTGTTCAGTGTCAATTTTAGATGCCCTTCAATATGGAGATTCAAGCTGGAGTTCAATTGTAGGGGACTGCACATAAAGCTCAGAACATTTACTCTCAAACACTAGATGTCTCTTTTGAGACGTCTCTCTGTTGAGGGTGTGTCTAATACCCAAGAAAttgtgtggacacctgctcgtcaaacatctcattccagaatcatgggcattaatatggagttggtcccccctttgctgctataacaaacgccactcttctgggaaggctttccaatagatattggaacattgctgcggggacttgcttccattcagccacaagagcattaatgaggtgTTAGAAGATTAGGACTGGcttcgcagtcggcgttccaattcatcacaaaagtgtttgatgggattgatgtcagggctctgtgcaggccagtcaatttcttccacaccgatctcgacaaaccatttctgtatggacatcgCTTTGTGAACgccggcattgtcatgctgaaacaggaaagggccttccacaaactgttgttgccacaaagttggaagcacagaatcatctagaatgtcattgtatgatgtagcattaagatttcccttcactggaactaaggggcctagccgaaccatgaaaaacatccccagaccattattcctcctccacctataTTTACAgttgcattcgggcaggtagcattctcttggcatccgccaaacgcAGAtccgtccgttggactgccacaACGGTGAAGCGTGAATcaacactccagagaacgcgtttccactgctacaGAGTCCAATGGGGACAAGCTTTACACCAACAAACAATTATTGTgccgatgttgcttccagaggcagtttggaacgcagtagggttagggttagggtgagtgttacaaccgaggacagacaatttttgcACCACAACAATGGCCAAGTAGATGTCAGATCATGCTGTACGTACTACTAGGTTGGATACTACTTGTGCCTCAACCAAGAAGTTGCCACAAGTGTCTAATTATAAAGGTCTAACTATAAACCAAACAATCAACAGAACATTGTTCACTGTCTGCATGCCATGGAGTAGTCAAGGTGACTCAGAAAAACAAGAGGAAAGAGgggatttttaaaaataaaaactacaAATTTAGCCAGATTTATTTGACTGTCAGATGAGGGCAAgtcataggagaaaactgagaaaaACAAACCAGTTTCCTCTGACAAACAGGAAACAGTATTCAAGAGTTGTCTGGGACATTACAATCAAAGATATGCATTTTTCAAATATCTAAGAAGGCCATCatcatatactgtagataaaacCTTATCTGAATAGATATAATTGATCTTCTATAC
It contains:
- the LOC109874390 gene encoding TNF receptor-associated factor 2; the encoded protein is MARISLPSLDSSLPGIPQSVLAVSMEAKYQCQQCHQVLRKPVQAQCGHRFCVHCFKLLTSSGPKPCEACRQEEIYEEPQSILNSNEAFPDNAAGREIASLPAKCISEGCSWTGCIKEYEAQHEGKCEYERVPCETCQVLILRSEKERHNERECEARTLNCKYCKVSFNFKEIKAHDEICQKFPMQCKDCGKKKIPREKFLDHSRSCAKSKTACPFSEVGCKVVIDNGKHSDHEQTSVMEHMRLILAMMSLVRLQRPEAPGLGEWQEDSGLGLYRAPEDGATATAATDGGGAAASGQTFGLDHKVRALENIVCVLNREVERSSLTLEAFSRQHRLDQDKIENLGNKVRQLERTLTMRDLQLAETDQTLRELQFCTFDGVFVWKIADFSRRRQDAVAGRTPAMFSPAFYSSKYGYKMCLRLYLNGDGTGRGTHLSLFFVVMRGKCDALLKWPFSQKVTLMLLDQNNREHIIDAFRPDVSSTSFQRPISEMNIASGCPLFCPLAKLAGKSSYLRDDTIFIKAIVDLTGL